A window of Trichoderma atroviride chromosome 3, complete sequence contains these coding sequences:
- a CDS encoding uncharacterized protein (EggNog:ENOG41~CAZy:AA3): MGSNAGVQDGDHFDFIVVGGGTAGNCVAGRLAENPKTRILVIEAGVGNPEEHPEITTPSNAMNLRNSEHDWSYKTTMVKRDDYERVEKPNTRGKMLGGSSSLNYFTWVPGCKPTFDRWEEWGGKEWTWDPLVPYLRKSATYHDDSKLYLPELKKIGGGGPIHISHAELIDEMKPFRENIFKAWKSRGKPITENIYDGDMNGLYHCCDTIYKGVRSGSYLFLKNKPNITVLAETHAKKLLISYADRICRGVQVVLPNGKDIKLYADREVILSEGVFESPKLLMLSGVGPERELKKFDIDVIVDSRHVGQNLMDHPAVPFVLRVKPEVGMDTAVLRQGPENEKMHAQYKKDHSGPAGSGFLEVVGFPRIDEYLEKDPNYQKAKKANGGKDPFSPEGQPHFELDFVCLWGSAFQWHFPPPPEGEHTTVVVDLVRPVSGPGEVTLRSANPLEQPYINLNFFADDLDIIAMREGIRFTYDVLTKGEGFKDYVLSESPWPMPLHSEVEMKRAVLDRCQTAFHPVGTARLSKNIEQGVVDPSLKVHGVHNLRVIDASVIPLIPDCRIQNSVYAVAEKGADMIKADHKDIY; the protein is encoded by the coding sequence ATGGGCAGCAACGCCGGCGTTCAAGACGGCGACCACTTCGACTTCATTGTCGTTGGAGGAGGTACGGCTGGCAACTGTGTTGCCGGTCGCCTGGCCGAGAATCCCAAGACTCGCATCTTGGTGATTGAGGCCGGTGTCGGTAACCCTGAAGAACACCCTGAGATTACCACACCTTCCAACGCCATGAACCTGCGAAACAGTGAACATGATTGGTCTTACAAGACTACCATGGTCAAGCGTGACGATTATGAGCGTGTTGAAAAGCCCAACACGCGAGGCAAGATGTTGGGTGGAAGTTCGTCATTGAATTATTTCACCTGGGTTCCAGGCTGCAAGCCTACTTTTGATCGCTGGGAGGAATGGGGAGGTAAAGAATGGACCTGGGACCCTCTCGTCCCTTACCTTCGCAAAAGCGCCACCTATCATGATGATTCAAAGCTGTATCTGccagagctgaagaagattggcGGTGGAGGCCCCATCCATATCTCTCACGCCGAGCTCATTGACGAGATGAAGCCCTTCCGTGAAAACATCTTCAAGGCTTGGAAGTCACGCGGAAAGCCTATTACGGAAAACATCTATGATGGCGACATGAACGGTCTCTACCACTGCTGCGATACCATTTATAAGGGAGTTCGCTCCGGAAGCTACCTCTTCCTTAAAAACAAACCAAACATCACGGTTCTAGCCGAGACTCACGCTAAGAAGCTGCTCATCAGCTACGCTGATCGAATTTGCCGCGGCGTGCAAGTTGTTCTACCAAACGGCAAGGACATCAAGCTCTACGCAGACCGTGAAGTTATCCTTTCAGAGGGCGTTTTTGAAAGCCCCAAGCTCTTGATGCTCAGTGGTGTTGGTCCTGAGCGCGAGCTTAAGAAATTTGACATTGACGTGATTGTTGACTCGCGTCATGTTGGTCAGAATCTCATGGATCATCCGGCCGTTCCTTTTGTCTTGCGTGTTAAGCCCGAAGTTGGTATGGATACTGCTGTTCTCCGGCAGGGCCCTGAAAATGAGAAGATGCATGCCCAGTATAAGAAAGATCATTCTGGTCCTGCTGGCTCAGGCTTCTTGGAAGTTGTGGGATTCCCGCGAATCGACGAATATCTGGAGAAAGATCCCAACTATcagaaggccaagaaggccaacGGCGGAAAGGATCCCTTCTCACCCGAAGGACAGCCGCATTTTGAGCTCGATTTCGTGTGTCTTTGGGGCAGCGCATTCCAGTGGCacttccctcctcctccggaAGGTGAACACACCACTGTCGTCGTGGATCTGGTCCGTCCTGTGTCAGGTCCCGGTGAGGTTACTCTGAGGAGCGCCAATCCGCTCGAGCAACCCTACATCAACCTCAACTTCTTCGCCGATGACCTCGACATCATTGCTATGCGCGAGGGCATTCGCTTCACCTACGATGTGTTGACCAAGGGTGAGGGCTTCAAGGACTATGTTTTGTCAGAGTCGCCATGGCCGATGCCGCTTCATTCAGAGGTGGAGATGAAGCGTGCAGTCTTGGATCGCTGCCAGACTGCTTTCCATCCCGTCGGAACTGCTCGTCTAAGCAAAAATATTGAGCAGGGCGTGGTTGATCCCTCGCTCAAGGTTCATGGAGTTCACAACCTCCGCGTTATTGATGCCTCTGTTATTCCATTGATCCCTGATTGCCGCATTCAGAACTCTGTGTACGCAGTGGCTGAAAAGGGCGCCGATATGATCAAGGCTGACCATAAGGATATTTACTAG
- a CDS encoding uncharacterized protein (EggNog:ENOG41) codes for MEQQESGSGSNQERLPVTATVDSAPATKPKSRACDICHKRKVKCDRSSPSCSECVKFGVDCTYIVAATPKRITRSRPKRREALERKVSELENILHQALKSHESATNSQPNESRVVSTKPKAQNFQVAGSSTLHSPPFSFAYGGSAGYIRASLLQELVEWVPQQFRSFVKSCSINNAKDNNNNLKGRQEYVALIRIYFSTFNQTVTLFDQNDFFARFSELEMDQIRADAALWTATNVMCALALRQEVMIPLIGCPRSRAQEAWQYLHAALDKAVEITIRGSEDLLAIQALLGMTIFLQASPDAHPASTILAAAIRLVLQHGLHIQEDEQPLDQLDFAAAHRAIQRNRVFWIAYYLDHDLASRLERPPLIHEDDIGIDLPPLYPEDGLGYITSKNGSININYMRVRAHLALIEGHIHRRLISEKARRQTATERQTAIQELELELSSWKASCTDLSFTLDNLDSVYADGISCSTFGGAGIFLLRVLYLTYLNCHTNLHGFSYRALRMQAWDHPRCQIRASEPPTLQLLPLVLAIGGDVGPPGCCVSSARASLNLFRVADYDHACSLAALHHHVTALIVLVAHAAKNPLADESMADIQLVLPVVDMLHNFEEVPQDSSVAYAKKIATQLVHEYARRALFE; via the exons ATGGAACAACAGGAGAGCGGCTCAGGTAGCAATCAAGAACGTCTCCCTGTAACTGCGACGGTAGACTCCGCCCCGGCTACAAAGCCGAAGAGCAGA GCCTGCGATATTTGCCACAAAAGAAAGGTCAAATGCGACAGGAGCAGTCCATCTTGCTCTGAGTGTGTCAAATTTGGCGTTGATTGTACATACATTGTGGCCGCAACGCCGAAAAGAATTACGCGCAGCAG ACCTAAAAGACGTGAAGCTCTGGAAAGGAAAGTCAGCGAACTTGAAAACATCCTACACCAAGCGCTCAAAAGCCACGAATCTGCAACAAACAGCCAACCCAACGAAAGTCGAGTAGTATCAACAAAGCCCAAGGCGCAAAACTTTCAAGTAGCCGGTTCATCGACTCTACATAGCCCCCCGTTCAGTTTTGCCTACGGTGGCAGTGCAGGATATATCAGGGCCTCACTATTACAAGAGCTTGTGGAGTGGGTTCCTCAGCAATTCAGATCCTTTGTGAAATcttgcagcatcaacaacgcAAAGGACAACAATAACAACTTGAAAGGGCGGCAGGAGTACGTTGCCCTTATTCGAATTTATTTCAGTACATTCAACCAAACCGTTACGCTATTCGACCAAAATGACTTCTTTGCGCGCTTTTCTGAACTCGAGATGGACCAAATTCGAGCAGATGCGGCACTCTGGACAGCTACAAACGTCATGTGTGCTCTTGCTCTACGTCAAGAGGTAATGATTCCTCTTATCGGCTGCCCTCGTTCTCGGGCTCAAGAAGCTTGGCAGTATCTACATGCTGCACTGGACAAGGCGGTAGAAATCACGATTCGAGGTAGTGAAGATCTATTGGCCATTCAAGCACTGTTAGGAATGACCATATTCCTCCAGGCTTCACCAGACGCACATCCGGCATCGACAATCCTTGCGGCTGCAATTAGGCTGGTTCTTCAGCATGGACTTCATATTCAGGAAGACGAGCAGCCATTGGATCAGCTTGACTTTGCGGCCGCGCATCGCGCAATCCAGCGAAATCGTGTATTTTGGATAGCATACTACCTTGACCATGATCTTGCAAGCAGACTCGAGCGGCCACCTTTGATACATGAGGACGATATTGGTATCGACCTGCCTCCATTATACCCTGAAGATGGACTAGGTTACATAACCTCCAAGAATGGCTCCATCAATATCAATTATATGCGTGTGCGGGCTCACCTTGCTCTCATAGAGGGCCATATCCATCGACGTCTCATATCTGAAAAGGCAAGGCGCCAAACAGCCACGGAGCGTCAAACTGCGATCCAGGAGCTGGAACTGGAGCTAAGCAGCTGGAAAGCTTCATGTACTGACTTGAGTTTTACTCTGGACAATTTGGATAGCGTTTACGCAGATGGAATATCGTGCTCGACTTTTGGGGGCGCCGGAATCTTTTTGCTACGAGTCTTGTATCTCACCTATCTCAACTGCCACACTAATTTGCATGGGTTTTCCTACCGAGCCTTGAGGATGCAAGCTTGGGACCATCCTCGCTGCCAGATTAGGGCATCCGAACCACCCACTCTTCAGCTGTTGCCATTGGTCCTAGCCATAGGCGGAGATGTAGGGCCGCCGGGCTGTTGTGTTTCATCAGCAAGAGCTTCGTTGAATCTATTCCGCGTTGCTGATTACGATCATGCTTGTTCATT GGCCGCATTACATCACCATGTTACGGCTCTAATAGTTCTTGTTGCTCATGCCGCAAAGAATCCTCTAGCAGATGAGTCAATGGCAGACATCCAGCTTGTCCTACCTGTGGTAGACATGCTCCATAATTTCGAAGAGGTTCCACAAGATAGTAGCGTTGCGTATGCGAAGAAAATAGCTACTCAGCTTGTGCATGAGTATGCGCGCCGAGCGTTATTTGAGTGA
- a CDS encoding uncharacterized protein (EggNog:ENOG41) yields MAQPFPLMSLPEEIVQLICRQLSNHRYLDSQTLSFVCRASKALNRIATPVLYSRFNSWEKMKKMASFLRSISLRPELGGYVQEIVFSRFYWFELTEDYLSIFADVATRLGIDLGSWLEEYPYEAMTQLIIAQIPNVKIMDVSTHEVYADDGVGAFTLLEQMAAQVPRRVSLHQLQQLTIGHSDIRRISVGYFGGIIELAPHIRELTISPCYGLYCDEEPKNTRFSLSNVTKLTIDGGHISKTQLESIVRLCGQLESFEFKHHTIYAGLQEISVTPRELIEILALHKHTLRSISVDLGHRERQKTGMFCFSGLCDDGDQILSLKEFSQLETFKIDGTSVLFPEVANPDYHTNILVNLLPRSIRHVELIDAQYESVANMIRLIDSVAKFPFLEEVTLTGNTADGRLGEDKVEFDKHELDTLHAMLERNGIMLGNDRYQAELNAY; encoded by the coding sequence ATGGCACAGCCATTCCCGCTCATGTCCCTCCCTGAGGAGATTGTCCAGCTCATCTGTCGGCAGCTCTCGAACCATCGGTATCTCGACTCTCAGACACTGTCTTTTGTCTGCCGAGCATCGAAAGCCCTTAATCGCATCGCGACGCCTGTTCTTTACTCTCGCTTTAATTCgtgggaaaagatgaagaagatggccagctTCCTTAGATCTATTAGTCTGCGGCCTGAACTTGGTGGATACGTGCAGGAAATCGTATTCAGCAGATTCTACTGGTTTGAGCTTACAGAAGATTATCTCAGCATCTTTGCCGATGTAGCGACTAGACTGGGCATAGACCTCGGGAGTTGGCTAGAGGAATACCCATACGAGGCCATGACGCAGCTCATTATCGCACAGATCCCCAATGTGAAGATTATGGATGTTTCTACGCACGAGGTTTATGCCGACGACGGTGTCGGGGCTTTCACACTACTAGAGCAAATGGCTGCGCAAGTTCCAAGACGGGTGTCTTTGCATCAGCTACAACAGCTCACAATTGGCCATAGCGATATCAGGAGAATATCTGTTGGATACTTTGGAGGAATTATTGAGCTTGCGCCTCACATACGAGAACTCACTATAAGCCCTTGCTACGGTCTATATTGCGACGAGGAGCCTAAAAATACCCGATTCTCTCTCAGCAATGTGACAAAGCTAACGATTGATGGCGGTCACATATCCAAGACCCAGTTAGAATCGATAGTCCGTCTTTGTGGACAGCTAGAGAGTTTCGAGTTCAAACACCACACTATATATGCTGGCCTTCAGGAGATTAGTGTGACGCCTAGGGAGTTGATTGAGATCTTGGCGCTGCATAAACATACGCTCCGCTCTATCTCAGTTGACCTGGGACACCGAGAAAGGCAGAAGACAGGCATGTTCTGTTTCTCTGGCTTgtgtgatgatggcgatcAGATTCTATCTCTCAAAGAATTTTCACAGCTTGAAACATTTAAAATTGACGGAACGTCGGTCTTGTTTCCGGAAGTTGCAAACCCAGACTATCACACAAATATTCTGGTCAACCTATTACCCAGATCTATCCGTCATGTTGAGCTCATAGATGCGCAGTACGAGTCTGTTGCGAATATGATCCGCCTGATAGATTCGGTCGCTAAATTTCCGTTTCTTGAAGAAGTGACACTGACGGGAAATACCGCGGATGGGCGCTTAGGTGAGGACAAGGTGGAATTTGATAAGCATGAGCTTGATACCCTACACGCAATGCTGGAGAGGAACGGAATAATGCTTGGAAATGATAGATATCAGGCCGAGTTAAATGCTTACTAA